A genomic region of Rhodococcus pyridinivorans contains the following coding sequences:
- a CDS encoding TetR family transcriptional regulator: MTEQSTTETAGEESASTQTSRPALGSTRSPGAGLRPAQRARYMRIIASAEELASEGGYDAVQMRAVADRSGVALGTVYRYFPSKNHLLVVALVLEFETAAEAVTTVEIPGDSAAERLMGVLRGVMPRLSENPLRYDALIRAAMFADASSAPELDRLGEVLTRLFAQAAGIDIVTEEVLNAVRIIADVWMSALVAWVAGRQSVDDVLAHMDTAVTLVFDRLNRLQRAS, from the coding sequence ATGACGGAGCAGTCGACGACGGAGACCGCGGGCGAGGAGTCGGCGTCGACGCAGACCTCGCGGCCGGCCCTCGGGTCCACCCGGTCGCCCGGTGCGGGCCTGCGACCGGCACAGCGGGCGCGGTACATGCGGATCATCGCCTCCGCCGAGGAGCTCGCCTCCGAGGGGGGATACGACGCCGTGCAGATGCGGGCGGTCGCAGACCGATCCGGTGTCGCTCTCGGCACGGTCTACCGCTACTTCCCCTCGAAGAACCACCTGCTCGTCGTGGCGCTCGTACTCGAATTCGAGACCGCCGCCGAAGCCGTGACCACCGTGGAGATCCCTGGCGACAGTGCCGCCGAGCGCCTGATGGGCGTCCTGCGCGGAGTGATGCCGCGTCTGTCCGAGAACCCGCTGCGCTACGACGCGCTCATCCGGGCGGCGATGTTCGCCGACGCGTCCTCGGCGCCCGAACTCGACCGTCTCGGTGAGGTGCTCACCCGACTGTTCGCGCAGGCGGCAGGCATCGACATCGTCACCGAAGAGGTGCTCAACGCCGTGCGGATCATCGCCGACGTGTGGATGTCGGCGCTGGTCGCCTGGGTGGCGGGCCGGCAGTCGGTCGACGATGTGCTCGCGCACATGGACACCGCCGTCACGCTCGTGTTCGACCGGCTGAACCGACTGCAGCGGGCGAGCTGA
- a CDS encoding LLM class F420-dependent oxidoreductase: MRHGITLFTSDRGIRPEVAASTAESRGFDSFYVPEHTHIPIRRESAHPGTGNETLPDDRYMRTLDPWVALGLAAAVTSTIKLGTSVALPLEHDPITLAKTIASLDHLSGGRVNFGVGFGWNAEELADHGVPPKKKRTAMRQYLEAMQALWTEEEASYEGDFVAFGPSWAWPKPVQQPRPPIFLGAGSTDRNFDWIVRHADGWITTPTENNVVDNVARLHKAWADAGRAGTPEILALAGRHDAEQLKIWEDAGVTEVIFGLPDRAQDDVVAYIGRLASKLDH; this comes from the coding sequence GTGCGCCACGGAATCACCCTGTTCACGAGCGACCGGGGAATCCGGCCCGAAGTCGCTGCCTCGACCGCGGAGAGTCGCGGTTTCGACAGTTTCTACGTGCCCGAACACACCCACATCCCGATCCGCCGCGAATCCGCGCATCCGGGAACGGGCAACGAGACCCTTCCCGACGACCGTTACATGCGCACCCTCGATCCGTGGGTGGCGCTGGGGCTCGCAGCCGCGGTGACGTCGACGATCAAACTGGGCACCTCCGTCGCACTGCCCCTCGAGCACGACCCCATCACGCTCGCCAAGACCATCGCGAGCCTCGATCACCTCTCCGGCGGCCGGGTGAACTTCGGTGTCGGATTCGGTTGGAACGCAGAAGAACTCGCCGACCACGGCGTACCGCCGAAGAAGAAGCGCACCGCCATGCGCCAGTATCTCGAAGCGATGCAGGCGCTGTGGACCGAGGAAGAAGCCTCCTACGAGGGAGACTTCGTCGCATTCGGGCCGAGCTGGGCGTGGCCGAAACCCGTGCAGCAACCACGGCCCCCGATCTTCCTCGGCGCCGGTTCCACCGACCGCAACTTCGACTGGATCGTCCGCCACGCCGACGGCTGGATCACCACCCCCACGGAGAACAACGTCGTCGACAACGTCGCCCGTCTCCACAAGGCCTGGGCCGACGCCGGTCGTGCCGGAACTCCCGAGATCCTCGCTCTGGCAGGCCGTCACGACGCCGAACAACTGAAGATCTGGGAGGACGCCGGGGTCACCGAGGTGATCTTCGGTCTGCCCGACCGCGCCCAGGACGACGTCGTCGCG